Proteins from a genomic interval of Vanacampus margaritifer isolate UIUO_Vmar chromosome 4, RoL_Vmar_1.0, whole genome shotgun sequence:
- the gldn gene encoding gliomedin isoform X2 yields MLRCMGDSKRRAGDVVTMWIPTPSMTRLQRLVLYGTCAVALLNSVGLLVLLFQQNQQHVLLEQAEARLTQVEQSSVVEFLQEVPRDQRNVGKPRYQYSRNKRSDALELDEEQEKALEGTQEKEIRMDEEREEEQELEKELHRGEDVETNQQEVSQEVGEETEMKAKNNRKYKHRHNHRYHKEGVHDDMMTMLTYSMVPIKLLMDICNSTKGVCLVGPPGPPGLPGADGMPGINGTDGVPGLNGLPGTDGKRGKRGLQGEKGEPGEKGDQGEPGSPGEDGQPSNDVIIEGPPGPPGPPGPVGPPGSPGPQGPPRTRHHRAHLQAAQTMEPFYSIPNDETSFVKTTGKLHEKAPKGNECLIKSLINPRNVTKMESTFGTWMKDTAVLNDERVWVAEHFSGRVLREYPSVAALQHNSSDTVNVRKFYQGCGHMVHNGSFYYQIAGTSSIARFDLATKKLHTLTVDNALYHNLAYLLHNSKTYFKLAVDENGLWLIFASDVDESIVVAQLDQKTFSITSYINTTYPRTKAGNAFIACGVLYVTDTKDARVTFAYDLLKGKAVNVTFDLRHPGGVLAMLSYSPKDRHLYVWDNNYVKLYVVHFISDE; encoded by the exons ATGCTGAGGTGCATGGGTGACTCCAAGAGAAGAGCAGGTGACGTGGTAACCATGTGGATCCCGACCCCCAGCATGACTCGCCTTCAACGGCTGGTGCTGTACGGAACGTGCGCAGTGGCCTTATTGAACTCTGTGGGCCTCCTGGTGCTTCTGTTCCAGCAGAATCAACAGCACGTCCTTCTGGAGCAGGCGGAAGCCAGGCTGACCCAGGTGGAGCAGAGCTCCGTGGTGGAGTTTCTCCAGGAGGTGCCCAGAGATCAGAGGAATGTCGGGAAACCCCGTTATCAATATTCCAGAAACAAGAGGAGTGATGCGCTCGAGCTGGATGAGGAGCAGGAGAAGGCGTTAGAGGGGACGCAAGAGAAGGAAATACGGATGGATGAGGAGCGGGAAGAAGAGCAAGAGCTGGAGAAGGAGCTTCACCGCGGGGAAGATGTGGAGACCAACCAGCAGGAGGTCAGCCAAGAAGTCGGAGAGGAAACTGAGATGAAAGCCAAGAATAATCGGAAGTACAAACACCGTCATAATCATCGTTACCACAAGGAGGGCGTGCACGATGACATGATGACCATGCTCACTTATTCCATGGTGCCG ATTAAATTGTTGATGGACATTTGTAACAGCACCAAAGGAGTCTGCCTAGTCG GGCCCCCGGGACCTCCTG GTTTGCCCGGTGCAGACGGCATGCCTGGCATTAACGGGACAGACGGCGTTCCGGGGCTGAATGGCCTTCCTGGAACTGATGGTAAACGCGGAAAAAGAG GACTTCAAGGTGAAAAAGGCGAACCGGGGGAAAAAGGAGACCAAGGAGAGCCCGGCAGCCCCGGAGAGGACGGGCAACCATCCAACGACGTCATCATCGAGG gtCCTCCTGGCCCTCCTGGTCCCCCTGGACCTGTGGGCCCCCCTGGATCTCCAGGTCCTCAAGGGCCCCCAAGAACGAGGCACCACAGAGCCCACCTGCAAGCGGCTCAGACCATGG AGCCATTCTATTCAATTCCAAATGATGAGACCTCGTTTGTGAAGACGACTGGGAAACTCCACGAGAAGGCGCCTAAGGGGAACG AGTGCCTAATAAAGTCTCTGATCAACCCCAGAAATGTGACAAAGATGGAGAGCACATTCGGCACATGGATGAAGGACACCGCCGTGCTCAATGACGAACGCGTATGGGTGGCGGAGCACTTTTCCG GTCGTGTGCTGAGGGAGTATCCGAGCGTTGCGGCGTTGCAACACAACAGCAGTGACACGGTGAATGTCCGGAAGTTCTACCAGGGCTGCGGTCACATGGTGCACAATGGCTCCTTCTACTACCAGATCGCAGGCACGTCCAGCATTGCCAG GTTTGATTTGGCTACCAAGAAGCTTCACACACTCACAGTGGATAACGCTCTCTATCACAACCTGGCCTATCTGCTGCATAACTCCAAGACCTACTTCAAACTGGCGGTGGATGAGAACGGCCTGTGGCTGATCTTTGCTTCCGATGTGGACGAGAGCATCGTGGTGGCCCAACTGGACCAGAAGACTTTCTCCATCACTTCCTATATAAACACCACCTATCCCCGCACTAAGGCTGGCAACGCCTTCATCGCCTGCGGGGTTCTGTATGTCACCGACACCAAGGACGCCAGGGTCACCTTTGCGTATGACCTGCTGAAGGGCAAAGCGGTTAATGTAACCTTTGACCTGAGGCACCCGGGTGGAGTGCTGGCTATGCTCTCCTACAGCCCCAAGGACAGACATTTGTATGTTTGGGACAACAACTACGTCAAACTCTATGTGGTCCACTTCATTTCTGATGAGTGA
- the gldn gene encoding gliomedin isoform X1 — MLRCMGDSKRRAGDVVTMWIPTPSMTRLQRLVLYGTCAVALLNSVGLLVLLFQQNQQHVLLEQAEARLTQVEQSSVVEFLQEVPRDQRNVGKPRYQYSRNKRSDALELDEEQEKALEGTQEKEIRMDEEREEEQELEKELHRGEDVETNQQEVSQEVGEETEMKAKNNRKYKHRHNHRYHKEGVHDDMMTMLTYSMVPIKLLMDICNSTKGVCLVGTVSLIRARFVFAPILSNVPQLSVTGPPGPPGLPGADGMPGINGTDGVPGLNGLPGTDGKRGKRGLQGEKGEPGEKGDQGEPGSPGEDGQPSNDVIIEGPPGPPGPPGPVGPPGSPGPQGPPRTRHHRAHLQAAQTMEPFYSIPNDETSFVKTTGKLHEKAPKGNECLIKSLINPRNVTKMESTFGTWMKDTAVLNDERVWVAEHFSGRVLREYPSVAALQHNSSDTVNVRKFYQGCGHMVHNGSFYYQIAGTSSIARFDLATKKLHTLTVDNALYHNLAYLLHNSKTYFKLAVDENGLWLIFASDVDESIVVAQLDQKTFSITSYINTTYPRTKAGNAFIACGVLYVTDTKDARVTFAYDLLKGKAVNVTFDLRHPGGVLAMLSYSPKDRHLYVWDNNYVKLYVVHFISDE; from the exons ATGCTGAGGTGCATGGGTGACTCCAAGAGAAGAGCAGGTGACGTGGTAACCATGTGGATCCCGACCCCCAGCATGACTCGCCTTCAACGGCTGGTGCTGTACGGAACGTGCGCAGTGGCCTTATTGAACTCTGTGGGCCTCCTGGTGCTTCTGTTCCAGCAGAATCAACAGCACGTCCTTCTGGAGCAGGCGGAAGCCAGGCTGACCCAGGTGGAGCAGAGCTCCGTGGTGGAGTTTCTCCAGGAGGTGCCCAGAGATCAGAGGAATGTCGGGAAACCCCGTTATCAATATTCCAGAAACAAGAGGAGTGATGCGCTCGAGCTGGATGAGGAGCAGGAGAAGGCGTTAGAGGGGACGCAAGAGAAGGAAATACGGATGGATGAGGAGCGGGAAGAAGAGCAAGAGCTGGAGAAGGAGCTTCACCGCGGGGAAGATGTGGAGACCAACCAGCAGGAGGTCAGCCAAGAAGTCGGAGAGGAAACTGAGATGAAAGCCAAGAATAATCGGAAGTACAAACACCGTCATAATCATCGTTACCACAAGGAGGGCGTGCACGATGACATGATGACCATGCTCACTTATTCCATGGTGCCG ATTAAATTGTTGATGGACATTTGTAACAGCACCAAAGGAGTCTGCCTAGTCGGTACAGTCTCACTCATCCGTGCACGATTTGTATTCGCCCCCATATTGTCTAATGTTCCTCAACTGTCTGTTACAGGGCCCCCGGGACCTCCTG GTTTGCCCGGTGCAGACGGCATGCCTGGCATTAACGGGACAGACGGCGTTCCGGGGCTGAATGGCCTTCCTGGAACTGATGGTAAACGCGGAAAAAGAG GACTTCAAGGTGAAAAAGGCGAACCGGGGGAAAAAGGAGACCAAGGAGAGCCCGGCAGCCCCGGAGAGGACGGGCAACCATCCAACGACGTCATCATCGAGG gtCCTCCTGGCCCTCCTGGTCCCCCTGGACCTGTGGGCCCCCCTGGATCTCCAGGTCCTCAAGGGCCCCCAAGAACGAGGCACCACAGAGCCCACCTGCAAGCGGCTCAGACCATGG AGCCATTCTATTCAATTCCAAATGATGAGACCTCGTTTGTGAAGACGACTGGGAAACTCCACGAGAAGGCGCCTAAGGGGAACG AGTGCCTAATAAAGTCTCTGATCAACCCCAGAAATGTGACAAAGATGGAGAGCACATTCGGCACATGGATGAAGGACACCGCCGTGCTCAATGACGAACGCGTATGGGTGGCGGAGCACTTTTCCG GTCGTGTGCTGAGGGAGTATCCGAGCGTTGCGGCGTTGCAACACAACAGCAGTGACACGGTGAATGTCCGGAAGTTCTACCAGGGCTGCGGTCACATGGTGCACAATGGCTCCTTCTACTACCAGATCGCAGGCACGTCCAGCATTGCCAG GTTTGATTTGGCTACCAAGAAGCTTCACACACTCACAGTGGATAACGCTCTCTATCACAACCTGGCCTATCTGCTGCATAACTCCAAGACCTACTTCAAACTGGCGGTGGATGAGAACGGCCTGTGGCTGATCTTTGCTTCCGATGTGGACGAGAGCATCGTGGTGGCCCAACTGGACCAGAAGACTTTCTCCATCACTTCCTATATAAACACCACCTATCCCCGCACTAAGGCTGGCAACGCCTTCATCGCCTGCGGGGTTCTGTATGTCACCGACACCAAGGACGCCAGGGTCACCTTTGCGTATGACCTGCTGAAGGGCAAAGCGGTTAATGTAACCTTTGACCTGAGGCACCCGGGTGGAGTGCTGGCTATGCTCTCCTACAGCCCCAAGGACAGACATTTGTATGTTTGGGACAACAACTACGTCAAACTCTATGTGGTCCACTTCATTTCTGATGAGTGA